A DNA window from Paenibacillus sp. HWE-109 contains the following coding sequences:
- a CDS encoding YheC/YheD family endospore coat-associated protein: MSLTTCMLHAVQRTDRSVYLTSELVKALRLTGNKSITVKVGSKTTNLPIRLIKKSGQHMYIPLSLMATLRIPRAGSVLVSNTSNKELRIGPIIGILTNVESGASPFGTKTGFIRQIINMGSNKSFVFAFSPKNVNWVQETVTGMIPKEGGGWIRKTFPLPDVVYNRLSSRKAEKSAGMEGFKDRFVRRGIPLFNWSFFDKWDVYKMLDGDDAFRFVPESRINPSAEQIKEMLDKHKFIYLKPTAGSLGIGIFRVTYNPKRGYFVRYRKGGKNVLIRYGKFDGLMQMLGTGRGRLTNYVAQQGIRLIEIDSCPIDFRFHLTKNGSNNWVVAAIGAKKSGKGSVTTHIRNGGQLMTPEQVLRQIYGNRAEQVLTNAKETAIKLAEGIENNYNHLLGELGFDIGIDQNEKIWMFEANAKPGRSIFKHPSLKEGDIATIQNIYEHCLYLSRFRSRREN, translated from the coding sequence ATGAGTTTGACAACGTGTATGCTCCACGCCGTACAACGAACAGATAGATCGGTCTACTTAACAAGTGAACTCGTCAAAGCTTTACGGTTAACCGGCAATAAATCGATTACTGTAAAGGTCGGCAGTAAAACCACCAATCTACCGATCCGCCTGATCAAAAAAAGTGGTCAGCATATGTACATCCCGCTTTCTTTAATGGCAACTTTGCGAATTCCGCGAGCAGGAAGCGTTCTGGTTTCCAATACGAGCAATAAAGAACTTCGCATTGGCCCTATCATTGGCATTCTTACGAATGTAGAGAGTGGCGCGTCCCCTTTCGGCACCAAAACAGGCTTTATTCGCCAGATTATCAATATGGGTTCAAACAAATCTTTTGTTTTCGCGTTCAGCCCCAAGAATGTGAACTGGGTTCAAGAAACCGTAACAGGAATGATTCCCAAAGAAGGCGGCGGCTGGATTCGTAAAACCTTTCCTTTGCCAGACGTCGTCTACAACCGGTTATCCAGTCGGAAAGCAGAAAAATCGGCAGGCATGGAAGGCTTCAAAGATCGTTTTGTGCGAAGAGGCATCCCCCTCTTCAACTGGAGCTTTTTTGACAAGTGGGATGTCTATAAAATGTTGGATGGTGACGATGCCTTCCGCTTCGTTCCGGAGTCACGGATTAACCCATCTGCCGAGCAAATCAAAGAAATGCTGGATAAGCACAAATTCATTTACTTGAAGCCAACCGCAGGCAGCTTGGGGATCGGTATTTTCCGTGTTACGTATAATCCAAAACGCGGTTACTTCGTCCGTTATCGCAAAGGCGGCAAAAATGTGCTCATACGCTACGGTAAATTTGATGGCTTGATGCAAATGCTGGGAACGGGTCGCGGACGCCTCACCAACTATGTCGCCCAACAAGGCATTCGCCTCATTGAAATTGACAGCTGTCCTATCGATTTCCGTTTCCACCTGACGAAGAATGGGAGCAACAACTGGGTCGTTGCCGCCATTGGCGCCAAAAAATCAGGGAAAGGCAGCGTCACTACCCATATTCGCAATGGAGGCCAGTTAATGACACCGGAGCAAGTACTCCGTCAGATCTATGGCAATCGAGCGGAACAAGTGTTGACGAATGCCAAAGAGACCGCGATTAAACTCGCCGAAGGCATCGAGAACAACTACAACCATTTGCTCGGAGAGCTGGGATTCGATATTGGGATCGATCAGAATGAGAAAATTTGGATGTTCGAAGCCAATGCCAAACCGGGAAGATCCATCTTTAAGCACCCTTCCTTGAAAGAAGGGGACATCGCCACGATCCAAAACATCTACGAGCACTGCCTCTATCTGAGTCGCTTCCGCTCAAGGAGGGAAAACTAA